A single Thermanaerothrix sp. DNA region contains:
- a CDS encoding HlyD family efflux transporter periplasmic adaptor subunit: MKVSFSPRKTREDVDRGVRVEYGPPKRAFLRWRWYALLLLVSSPLILLLWRVAAFYIFSTAPGVLVMERRIISSPLGGVVSRMPHRPGGRVSAGEVLFTVVDPSAPLRAKSLKEELKALEGARLLPAIRPKSSKEGLARANELNLSRQMDYLRSVEALFRQGAATRAELEEARGRVDAARAALAQSSVSPYPQDDTALRQYEAQRKARMAQLEGELKALEGASRRTLYSPEDGVVLEVFAPEGHGVPLGGPVLSLGSLGDLKVNAYLDPRKLHRARPGTAVTVHFPDGRKFQGSVEGAPVLAVQDPRSEGRSVLVTVRLDKTVDPQEMVDSLPVTVEFPLCPDYLGRICGFLNNVFR, from the coding sequence ATGAAGGTGAGCTTCAGTCCCAGGAAGACCCGGGAGGACGTGGACCGGGGCGTGCGGGTGGAGTACGGGCCTCCCAAGAGGGCCTTCCTGCGCTGGCGGTGGTACGCCCTGCTCCTTTTGGTATCCTCTCCCCTCATCCTGCTCCTTTGGCGGGTGGCGGCCTTCTACATCTTCTCCACCGCCCCGGGGGTGCTGGTCATGGAAAGGCGCATCATATCGTCCCCCCTGGGGGGCGTAGTGTCCCGCATGCCCCACAGGCCCGGCGGCAGGGTGAGTGCCGGCGAGGTCCTGTTCACCGTGGTGGACCCCTCGGCCCCCCTAAGAGCTAAGTCCCTTAAGGAGGAGCTTAAGGCCCTAGAAGGGGCCCGGCTCCTTCCGGCGATAAGGCCCAAATCCAGTAAGGAGGGGCTGGCGCGGGCCAACGAGCTGAACCTGTCCCGTCAGATGGACTACCTTAGGTCCGTGGAGGCCCTGTTCCGGCAGGGGGCCGCCACCAGGGCGGAGCTGGAGGAGGCCCGGGGCAGGGTGGACGCCGCCCGGGCGGCGCTGGCCCAGTCTTCGGTTAGCCCTTACCCTCAGGATGATACGGCCTTAAGACAGTATGAGGCCCAGCGCAAGGCCCGGATGGCCCAGCTGGAGGGGGAGTTGAAGGCCCTGGAGGGGGCCTCTAGGCGGACCCTTTACTCCCCCGAGGACGGGGTGGTGCTCGAGGTCTTCGCCCCGGAGGGGCACGGCGTGCCCCTTGGAGGCCCCGTGCTCTCCCTTGGAAGCCTCGGGGACCTTAAGGTGAACGCCTACCTGGACCCCAGGAAGCTTCACCGCGCAAGGCCCGGCACGGCGGTGACCGTGCACTTCCCGGACGGCAGGAAGTTCCAGGGCTCCGTGGAGGGTGCCCCGGTGTTGGCGGTTCAGGACCCCCGTTCGGAGGGGCGGTCGGTGCTGGTCACCGTGAGGCTGGATAAGACGGTGGACCCTCAGGAGATGGTGGACTCCCTGCCCGTGACGGTGGAGTTCCCCCTGTGCCCCGATTACCTTGGCCGGATCTGCGGCTTTCTTAACAATGTCTTCCGCTGA